A stretch of the Ostrea edulis chromosome 9, xbOstEdul1.1, whole genome shotgun sequence genome encodes the following:
- the LOC130046557 gene encoding multiple epidermal growth factor-like domains protein 10, protein MMCIIIRFYLVVLLNSLFVISLAQIYNPGVCSNEDEPLQCCQNYKRRGNSCEECLPGTFGIDCEKDCPEGFYGRLCAEVCNCSSCDKVSGCQPNSTQTETTKQENSYNRGVIIASSLTGSLTFIIIVIVIYRKQSRNRILISPDSSIRKGGVLVKTTPLGGFPQLH, encoded by the exons ATGATGTGCATAATAATCCGCTTTTATTTGGTGGTGCTGTTGAATAGTTTATTTGTGATATCACTTGCTCAGATATATAATCCTGGGGTCTGTTCAaa TGAAGACGAACCTCTACAATGTTGTCAAAATTACAAAAGACGTGGTAATTCATGCGAag AATGCTTGCCAGGCACGTTTGGTATAGATTGTGAGAAGGACTGTCCTGAAGGGTTCTATGGACGTTTGTGTGCAGAAGTCTGTAATTGTTCTTCGTGTGACAAGGTCTCTGGGTGTCAGCCGAATTCAACTCAGACtg aaacaacaaaacaagaaaattccTATAATAGGGGCGTGATTATTGCTTCATCTCTGACAGGAAGTCTGACTTTCATAATAATAGTTATCGTCATCTACCGCAAACAgag CAGAAACAGAATCTTGATAAGTCCAGACTCATCCATTCGAAAAG GTGGTGTACTAGTCAAAACGACACCATTGGGTGGATTTCCTCAACTCCATTGA